A genomic window from Gossypium hirsutum isolate 1008001.06 chromosome D10, Gossypium_hirsutum_v2.1, whole genome shotgun sequence includes:
- the LOC107930068 gene encoding L-type lectin-domain containing receptor kinase S.4 isoform X3, giving the protein MSLNGVAGITKSGLLRLTNITQDAIGRAFYSSPFQFKNSSNGKAFSFSTAFAFAMAPAYPTLGGGHGLAFVLSPSKQIAVEFDTWRNLEFGDKDDNHVGIDLSSMHSNASATAGYFLENSTMQKLNLNSGKVIQAWIDYDSAINRLEVKLSTLSKKPKKSILSFGVDLSPFLHDSMFVGFSASTGKLASSHYLLGWSFNMSGEAESLSLPSLPSLPRPKQNYTALILCVIFPAVLLMISLAFISFYLVRNMKNLDMIEAKDLEIGPQRFSYQELKKATKGFKDKELLGFGGFGRVYKGTLPTTNTQVAVKRISHESKQGIREFLSEIYSIGRLRHRNLVQFLGWCQCRGDLLLVYDFMPCGSLDKYLFDEPKQVLSWEHRFKIIKGVASGLLYLHEEWEQTVIHRDIKAGNILLDSELNGRLGDFGLAKLYDHGSNPGSTTVVGTFGYLAPELPRTGKPSTSTDVFAFGALLLEVACGRRPIDPKALPEELILVEWVYEKWQSGAVLEVVDSKLKGDFDECEAILVIKLGLMCSNEVPEARPTMKQVVRYLEGEVALPKLVPSPGGYGRNEGNRSDSIAFEDYVHSYRNSSSACSSAFENQDIDVEAGLTTHINLSRGNGR; this is encoded by the exons ATGAGCTTAAATGGAGTTGCAGGCATTACAAAGAGTGGGTTACTCCGTTTAACCAATATTACCCAAGATGCAATTGGCAGAGCTTTTTACTCATCTCCTTTTCAGTTCAAGAACTCCAGCAATGGcaaagctttttctttttcaacagcTTTTGCTTTCGCCATGGCTCCTGCGTACCCAACCCTTGGTGGCGGCCATGGCCTTGCTTTTGTTCTTTCTCCTTCAAAACAAATTGCAG TAGAGTTTGATACTTGGAGAAATCTAGAGTTTGGTGATAAAGATGATAATCATGTTGGCATTGATTTGAGTAGCATGCATTCAAATGCTTCAGCAACTGCTGGATATTTCCTTGAGAACTCAACAATGCAAAAGTTGAATCTCAATAGTGGGAAAGTGATTCAAGCTTGGATTGATTATGATTCAGCTATAAATCGATTAGAGGTTAAGCTTTCAACTTTATCTAAGAAACCCAAAAAATCAATCTTGTCCTTTGGTGTTGATCTCTCACCATTTCTCCATGATTCCATGTTTGTGGGGTTTTCAGCTTCAACAGGTAAGCTTGCAAGCTCTCACTACCTCTTGGGATGGAGTTTTAACATGAGTGGAGAGGCTGAATCTTTGTCTTTACCTTCTTTACCTTCACTTCCAAGGCCTAAACAAAACTACACTGCCTTAATCCTATGTGTCATATTTCCAGCTGTTCTTTTAATGATATCACTTGCTTTCATCTCGTTTTACCTTGTTAGGAACATGAAGAATTTAGACATGATTGAGGCTAAGGACCTTGAGATTGGTCCTCAAAGGTTTTCTTATCAAGAACTCAAGAAAGCAACAAAGGGTTTCAAAGACAAAGAGCTACTTGGTTTTGGTGGATTTGGCAGAGTTTACAAAGGAACTCTGCCAACCACAAACACTCAAGTTGCTGTCAAACGAATCTCTCATGAATCAAAGCAAGGGATAAGAGAATTCCTGTCTGAGATTTATAGTATCGGTCGTCTTCGCCATAGAAATCTTGTTCAGTTTCTAGGATGGTGTCAATGCAGAGGTGATCTCTTATTAGTCTATGATTTTATGCCTTGTGGTAGCTTGGATAAGTACCTGTTTGATGAGCCAAAACAAGTTCTAAGTTGGGAACATAGGTTCAAGATCATCAAAGGTGTGGCTTCAGGTCTTTTGTATTTGCATGAAGAATGGGAACAAACTGTAATTCATAGAGACATCAAGGCAGGCAATATTCTGCTAGATTCTGAGCTAAATGGAAGACTTGGTGACTTTGGTTTAGCCAAGTTATATGACCACGGCTCGAACCCGGGCTCGACCACGGTGGTTGGCACATTTGGGTACTTGGCACCTGAGCTTCCAAGAACTGGTAAGCCTAGTACAAGTACTGATGTGTTTGCATTTGGTGCACTTTTGCTTGAAGTGGCATGTGGGAGGAGACCTATTGACCCAAAGGCATTGCCTGAGGAGCTGATCTTGGTGGAGTGGGTGTATGAGAAGTGGCAAAGTGGGGCAGTTCTTGAAGTTGTGGATTCAAAATTGAAAGGCGACTTTGATGAGTGTGAGGCTATTCTTGTGATTAAACTGGGCTTGATGTGTTCCAATGAAGTGCCAGAGGCGAGGCCTACAATGAAGCAAGTCGTAAGGTACTTGGAGGGGGAAGTGGCACTGCCGAAACTGGTGCCATCACCTGGTGGATATGGTAGAAACGAGGGCAATCGAAGTGACAGTATCGCGTTCGAAGATTATGTGCATTCGTATCGAAATTCATCGTCCGCATGCTCATCGGCTTTTGAAAACCAGGACATAGATGTTGAAGCAGGTTTAACAACACATATCAATCTCAGCAGAGGAAATGGCAGATAG
- the LOC107930068 gene encoding L-type lectin-domain containing receptor kinase S.4 isoform X4: MAKELFFFWVSLVFSSNPVFSHFIFNGFHDSGDQMSLNGVAGITKSGLLRLTNITQDAIGRAFYSSPFQFKNSSNGKAFSFSTAFAFAMAPAYPTLGGGHGLAFVLSPSKQIAVEFDTWRNLEFGDKDDNHVGIDLSSMHSNASATAGYFLENSTMQKLNLNSGKVIQAWIDYDSAINRLEVKLSTLSKKPKKSILSFGVDLSPFLHDSMFVGFSASTGKLASSHYLLGWSFNMSGEAESLSLPSLPSLPRPKQNYTALILCVIFPAVLLMISLAFISFYLVRNMKNLDMIEAKDLEIGPQRFSYQELKKATKGFKDKELLGFGGFGRVYKGTLPTTNTQVAVKRISHESKQGIREFLSEIYSIGRLRHRNLVQFLGWCQCRGDLLLVYDFMPCGSLDKYLFDEPKQVLSWEHRFKIIKGVASGLLYLHEEWEQTVIHRDIKAGNILLDSELNGRLGDFGLAKLYDHGSNPGSTTVVGTFGYLAPELPRTGKPSTSTDVFAFGALLLEVACGRRPIDPKALPEELILVEWVYEKWQSGAVLEVVDSKLKGDFDECEAILVIKLGLMCSNEVPEARPTMKQVVRYLEGEVALPKLVPSPGGYGRNEGNRSDSIAFEDYVHSYRNSSSACSSAFENQDIDVEAGLTTHINLSRGNGR; encoded by the exons ATGGCAAAGGAGTTGTTTTTTTTCTGGGTTTCTCTTGTTTTTTCATCAAACCCAGTTTTTTCTCACTTCATCTTCAATGGGTTTCATGATTCAGGCGACCAAATGAGCTTAAATGGAGTTGCAGGCATTACAAAGAGTGGGTTACTCCGTTTAACCAATATTACCCAAGATGCAATTGGCAGAGCTTTTTACTCATCTCCTTTTCAGTTCAAGAACTCCAGCAATGGcaaagctttttctttttcaacagcTTTTGCTTTCGCCATGGCTCCTGCGTACCCAACCCTTGGTGGCGGCCATGGCCTTGCTTTTGTTCTTTCTCCTTCAAAACAAATTGCAG TAGAGTTTGATACTTGGAGAAATCTAGAGTTTGGTGATAAAGATGATAATCATGTTGGCATTGATTTGAGTAGCATGCATTCAAATGCTTCAGCAACTGCTGGATATTTCCTTGAGAACTCAACAATGCAAAAGTTGAATCTCAATAGTGGGAAAGTGATTCAAGCTTGGATTGATTATGATTCAGCTATAAATCGATTAGAGGTTAAGCTTTCAACTTTATCTAAGAAACCCAAAAAATCAATCTTGTCCTTTGGTGTTGATCTCTCACCATTTCTCCATGATTCCATGTTTGTGGGGTTTTCAGCTTCAACAGGTAAGCTTGCAAGCTCTCACTACCTCTTGGGATGGAGTTTTAACATGAGTGGAGAGGCTGAATCTTTGTCTTTACCTTCTTTACCTTCACTTCCAAGGCCTAAACAAAACTACACTGCCTTAATCCTATGTGTCATATTTCCAGCTGTTCTTTTAATGATATCACTTGCTTTCATCTCGTTTTACCTTGTTAGGAACATGAAGAATTTAGACATGATTGAGGCTAAGGACCTTGAGATTGGTCCTCAAAGGTTTTCTTATCAAGAACTCAAGAAAGCAACAAAGGGTTTCAAAGACAAAGAGCTACTTGGTTTTGGTGGATTTGGCAGAGTTTACAAAGGAACTCTGCCAACCACAAACACTCAAGTTGCTGTCAAACGAATCTCTCATGAATCAAAGCAAGGGATAAGAGAATTCCTGTCTGAGATTTATAGTATCGGTCGTCTTCGCCATAGAAATCTTGTTCAGTTTCTAGGATGGTGTCAATGCAGAGGTGATCTCTTATTAGTCTATGATTTTATGCCTTGTGGTAGCTTGGATAAGTACCTGTTTGATGAGCCAAAACAAGTTCTAAGTTGGGAACATAGGTTCAAGATCATCAAAGGTGTGGCTTCAGGTCTTTTGTATTTGCATGAAGAATGGGAACAAACTGTAATTCATAGAGACATCAAGGCAGGCAATATTCTGCTAGATTCTGAGCTAAATGGAAGACTTGGTGACTTTGGTTTAGCCAAGTTATATGACCACGGCTCGAACCCGGGCTCGACCACGGTGGTTGGCACATTTGGGTACTTGGCACCTGAGCTTCCAAGAACTGGTAAGCCTAGTACAAGTACTGATGTGTTTGCATTTGGTGCACTTTTGCTTGAAGTGGCATGTGGGAGGAGACCTATTGACCCAAAGGCATTGCCTGAGGAGCTGATCTTGGTGGAGTGGGTGTATGAGAAGTGGCAAAGTGGGGCAGTTCTTGAAGTTGTGGATTCAAAATTGAAAGGCGACTTTGATGAGTGTGAGGCTATTCTTGTGATTAAACTGGGCTTGATGTGTTCCAATGAAGTGCCAGAGGCGAGGCCTACAATGAAGCAAGTCGTAAGGTACTTGGAGGGGGAAGTGGCACTGCCGAAACTGGTGCCATCACCTGGTGGATATGGTAGAAACGAGGGCAATCGAAGTGACAGTATCGCGTTCGAAGATTATGTGCATTCGTATCGAAATTCATCGTCCGCATGCTCATCGGCTTTTGAAAACCAGGACATAGATGTTGAAGCAGGTTTAACAACACATATCAATCTCAGCAGAGGAAATGGCAGATAG
- the LOC107930068 gene encoding L-type lectin-domain containing receptor kinase S.4 isoform X1, producing the protein MAKELFFFWVSLVFSSNPVFSHFIFNGFHDSGDQMSLNGVAGITKSGLLRLTNITQDAIGRAFYSSPFQFKNSSNGKAFSFSTAFAFAMAPAYPTLGGGHGLAFVLSPSKQIAGYHSQYLGLHNPSDHHGNNSSNHVFAVEFDTWRNLEFGDKDDNHVGIDLSSMHSNASATAGYFLENSTMQKLNLNSGKVIQAWIDYDSAINRLEVKLSTLSKKPKKSILSFGVDLSPFLHDSMFVGFSASTGKLASSHYLLGWSFNMSGEAESLSLPSLPSLPRPKQNYTALILCVIFPAVLLMISLAFISFYLVRNMKNLDMIEAKDLEIGPQRFSYQELKKATKGFKDKELLGFGGFGRVYKGTLPTTNTQVAVKRISHESKQGIREFLSEIYSIGRLRHRNLVQFLGWCQCRGDLLLVYDFMPCGSLDKYLFDEPKQVLSWEHRFKIIKGVASGLLYLHEEWEQTVIHRDIKAGNILLDSELNGRLGDFGLAKLYDHGSNPGSTTVVGTFGYLAPELPRTGKPSTSTDVFAFGALLLEVACGRRPIDPKALPEELILVEWVYEKWQSGAVLEVVDSKLKGDFDECEAILVIKLGLMCSNEVPEARPTMKQVVRYLEGEVALPKLVPSPGGYGRNEGNRSDSIAFEDYVHSYRNSSSACSSAFENQDIDVEAGLTTHINLSRGNGR; encoded by the coding sequence ATGGCAAAGGAGTTGTTTTTTTTCTGGGTTTCTCTTGTTTTTTCATCAAACCCAGTTTTTTCTCACTTCATCTTCAATGGGTTTCATGATTCAGGCGACCAAATGAGCTTAAATGGAGTTGCAGGCATTACAAAGAGTGGGTTACTCCGTTTAACCAATATTACCCAAGATGCAATTGGCAGAGCTTTTTACTCATCTCCTTTTCAGTTCAAGAACTCCAGCAATGGcaaagctttttctttttcaacagcTTTTGCTTTCGCCATGGCTCCTGCGTACCCAACCCTTGGTGGCGGCCATGGCCTTGCTTTTGTTCTTTCTCCTTCAAAACAAATTGCAGGTTATCACAGTCAATATCTAGGCTTGCATAATCCAAGTGATCATCATGGGAATAATTCAAGTAACCATGTTTTTGCAGTAGAGTTTGATACTTGGAGAAATCTAGAGTTTGGTGATAAAGATGATAATCATGTTGGCATTGATTTGAGTAGCATGCATTCAAATGCTTCAGCAACTGCTGGATATTTCCTTGAGAACTCAACAATGCAAAAGTTGAATCTCAATAGTGGGAAAGTGATTCAAGCTTGGATTGATTATGATTCAGCTATAAATCGATTAGAGGTTAAGCTTTCAACTTTATCTAAGAAACCCAAAAAATCAATCTTGTCCTTTGGTGTTGATCTCTCACCATTTCTCCATGATTCCATGTTTGTGGGGTTTTCAGCTTCAACAGGTAAGCTTGCAAGCTCTCACTACCTCTTGGGATGGAGTTTTAACATGAGTGGAGAGGCTGAATCTTTGTCTTTACCTTCTTTACCTTCACTTCCAAGGCCTAAACAAAACTACACTGCCTTAATCCTATGTGTCATATTTCCAGCTGTTCTTTTAATGATATCACTTGCTTTCATCTCGTTTTACCTTGTTAGGAACATGAAGAATTTAGACATGATTGAGGCTAAGGACCTTGAGATTGGTCCTCAAAGGTTTTCTTATCAAGAACTCAAGAAAGCAACAAAGGGTTTCAAAGACAAAGAGCTACTTGGTTTTGGTGGATTTGGCAGAGTTTACAAAGGAACTCTGCCAACCACAAACACTCAAGTTGCTGTCAAACGAATCTCTCATGAATCAAAGCAAGGGATAAGAGAATTCCTGTCTGAGATTTATAGTATCGGTCGTCTTCGCCATAGAAATCTTGTTCAGTTTCTAGGATGGTGTCAATGCAGAGGTGATCTCTTATTAGTCTATGATTTTATGCCTTGTGGTAGCTTGGATAAGTACCTGTTTGATGAGCCAAAACAAGTTCTAAGTTGGGAACATAGGTTCAAGATCATCAAAGGTGTGGCTTCAGGTCTTTTGTATTTGCATGAAGAATGGGAACAAACTGTAATTCATAGAGACATCAAGGCAGGCAATATTCTGCTAGATTCTGAGCTAAATGGAAGACTTGGTGACTTTGGTTTAGCCAAGTTATATGACCACGGCTCGAACCCGGGCTCGACCACGGTGGTTGGCACATTTGGGTACTTGGCACCTGAGCTTCCAAGAACTGGTAAGCCTAGTACAAGTACTGATGTGTTTGCATTTGGTGCACTTTTGCTTGAAGTGGCATGTGGGAGGAGACCTATTGACCCAAAGGCATTGCCTGAGGAGCTGATCTTGGTGGAGTGGGTGTATGAGAAGTGGCAAAGTGGGGCAGTTCTTGAAGTTGTGGATTCAAAATTGAAAGGCGACTTTGATGAGTGTGAGGCTATTCTTGTGATTAAACTGGGCTTGATGTGTTCCAATGAAGTGCCAGAGGCGAGGCCTACAATGAAGCAAGTCGTAAGGTACTTGGAGGGGGAAGTGGCACTGCCGAAACTGGTGCCATCACCTGGTGGATATGGTAGAAACGAGGGCAATCGAAGTGACAGTATCGCGTTCGAAGATTATGTGCATTCGTATCGAAATTCATCGTCCGCATGCTCATCGGCTTTTGAAAACCAGGACATAGATGTTGAAGCAGGTTTAACAACACATATCAATCTCAGCAGAGGAAATGGCAGATAG
- the LOC107930068 gene encoding L-type lectin-domain containing receptor kinase S.4 isoform X2 — protein MSLNGVAGITKSGLLRLTNITQDAIGRAFYSSPFQFKNSSNGKAFSFSTAFAFAMAPAYPTLGGGHGLAFVLSPSKQIAGYHSQYLGLHNPSDHHGNNSSNHVFAVEFDTWRNLEFGDKDDNHVGIDLSSMHSNASATAGYFLENSTMQKLNLNSGKVIQAWIDYDSAINRLEVKLSTLSKKPKKSILSFGVDLSPFLHDSMFVGFSASTGKLASSHYLLGWSFNMSGEAESLSLPSLPSLPRPKQNYTALILCVIFPAVLLMISLAFISFYLVRNMKNLDMIEAKDLEIGPQRFSYQELKKATKGFKDKELLGFGGFGRVYKGTLPTTNTQVAVKRISHESKQGIREFLSEIYSIGRLRHRNLVQFLGWCQCRGDLLLVYDFMPCGSLDKYLFDEPKQVLSWEHRFKIIKGVASGLLYLHEEWEQTVIHRDIKAGNILLDSELNGRLGDFGLAKLYDHGSNPGSTTVVGTFGYLAPELPRTGKPSTSTDVFAFGALLLEVACGRRPIDPKALPEELILVEWVYEKWQSGAVLEVVDSKLKGDFDECEAILVIKLGLMCSNEVPEARPTMKQVVRYLEGEVALPKLVPSPGGYGRNEGNRSDSIAFEDYVHSYRNSSSACSSAFENQDIDVEAGLTTHINLSRGNGR, from the coding sequence ATGAGCTTAAATGGAGTTGCAGGCATTACAAAGAGTGGGTTACTCCGTTTAACCAATATTACCCAAGATGCAATTGGCAGAGCTTTTTACTCATCTCCTTTTCAGTTCAAGAACTCCAGCAATGGcaaagctttttctttttcaacagcTTTTGCTTTCGCCATGGCTCCTGCGTACCCAACCCTTGGTGGCGGCCATGGCCTTGCTTTTGTTCTTTCTCCTTCAAAACAAATTGCAGGTTATCACAGTCAATATCTAGGCTTGCATAATCCAAGTGATCATCATGGGAATAATTCAAGTAACCATGTTTTTGCAGTAGAGTTTGATACTTGGAGAAATCTAGAGTTTGGTGATAAAGATGATAATCATGTTGGCATTGATTTGAGTAGCATGCATTCAAATGCTTCAGCAACTGCTGGATATTTCCTTGAGAACTCAACAATGCAAAAGTTGAATCTCAATAGTGGGAAAGTGATTCAAGCTTGGATTGATTATGATTCAGCTATAAATCGATTAGAGGTTAAGCTTTCAACTTTATCTAAGAAACCCAAAAAATCAATCTTGTCCTTTGGTGTTGATCTCTCACCATTTCTCCATGATTCCATGTTTGTGGGGTTTTCAGCTTCAACAGGTAAGCTTGCAAGCTCTCACTACCTCTTGGGATGGAGTTTTAACATGAGTGGAGAGGCTGAATCTTTGTCTTTACCTTCTTTACCTTCACTTCCAAGGCCTAAACAAAACTACACTGCCTTAATCCTATGTGTCATATTTCCAGCTGTTCTTTTAATGATATCACTTGCTTTCATCTCGTTTTACCTTGTTAGGAACATGAAGAATTTAGACATGATTGAGGCTAAGGACCTTGAGATTGGTCCTCAAAGGTTTTCTTATCAAGAACTCAAGAAAGCAACAAAGGGTTTCAAAGACAAAGAGCTACTTGGTTTTGGTGGATTTGGCAGAGTTTACAAAGGAACTCTGCCAACCACAAACACTCAAGTTGCTGTCAAACGAATCTCTCATGAATCAAAGCAAGGGATAAGAGAATTCCTGTCTGAGATTTATAGTATCGGTCGTCTTCGCCATAGAAATCTTGTTCAGTTTCTAGGATGGTGTCAATGCAGAGGTGATCTCTTATTAGTCTATGATTTTATGCCTTGTGGTAGCTTGGATAAGTACCTGTTTGATGAGCCAAAACAAGTTCTAAGTTGGGAACATAGGTTCAAGATCATCAAAGGTGTGGCTTCAGGTCTTTTGTATTTGCATGAAGAATGGGAACAAACTGTAATTCATAGAGACATCAAGGCAGGCAATATTCTGCTAGATTCTGAGCTAAATGGAAGACTTGGTGACTTTGGTTTAGCCAAGTTATATGACCACGGCTCGAACCCGGGCTCGACCACGGTGGTTGGCACATTTGGGTACTTGGCACCTGAGCTTCCAAGAACTGGTAAGCCTAGTACAAGTACTGATGTGTTTGCATTTGGTGCACTTTTGCTTGAAGTGGCATGTGGGAGGAGACCTATTGACCCAAAGGCATTGCCTGAGGAGCTGATCTTGGTGGAGTGGGTGTATGAGAAGTGGCAAAGTGGGGCAGTTCTTGAAGTTGTGGATTCAAAATTGAAAGGCGACTTTGATGAGTGTGAGGCTATTCTTGTGATTAAACTGGGCTTGATGTGTTCCAATGAAGTGCCAGAGGCGAGGCCTACAATGAAGCAAGTCGTAAGGTACTTGGAGGGGGAAGTGGCACTGCCGAAACTGGTGCCATCACCTGGTGGATATGGTAGAAACGAGGGCAATCGAAGTGACAGTATCGCGTTCGAAGATTATGTGCATTCGTATCGAAATTCATCGTCCGCATGCTCATCGGCTTTTGAAAACCAGGACATAGATGTTGAAGCAGGTTTAACAACACATATCAATCTCAGCAGAGGAAATGGCAGATAG